In one window of Chryseobacterium sp. JV274 DNA:
- the der gene encoding ribosome biogenesis GTPase Der, whose protein sequence is MSNIVAIVGRPNVGKSTLFNRLLERREAIVDSTAGVTRDRHYGKSDWNGVDFTVIDTGGYDVGTDDIFEEEIRKQVQLAVEEATSIIFMMNVEEGLTDTDYEIYSLLRRSNKPIYIVINKVDSAKEELPATEFYQLGIDKYYTLSSATGSGTGEILDDIVRDFPTTEYKDPFEGLPKITIAGRPNVGKSTMTNALLDVERNIVTDIAGTTRDSIQTLYNKFGHEFVLVDTAGMRRKSKVNEDLEFYSVMRSIRSIEYSDVVIIMVDATQGWESQDMNIFGLAQKNRKGIVILVNKWDLIEDKQTNTMRDFEQSIKDKIGQFQDIPILFVSALTKQRILKAVEVAMEVYEDRKKKIKTSKLNEVMLPIFENTPPPALKGKYIKIKYCVQLPTPSPQFVFFCNLPQYVKEPYKRFTENQLRKQFGFTGVPIEVYFRQK, encoded by the coding sequence ATGTCAAATATTGTCGCAATCGTTGGACGTCCCAACGTAGGAAAATCCACGCTTTTTAATCGTTTATTAGAAAGAAGAGAAGCTATTGTAGATTCTACAGCCGGTGTTACCAGAGACCGTCACTACGGAAAATCAGACTGGAACGGGGTAGATTTTACTGTAATTGATACCGGAGGTTATGATGTAGGTACAGATGATATCTTTGAAGAAGAAATCCGTAAGCAGGTACAATTGGCTGTAGAAGAGGCTACTTCCATTATCTTTATGATGAACGTGGAAGAGGGACTTACTGATACAGATTACGAAATTTACAGTTTATTAAGAAGATCCAATAAACCGATTTATATCGTTATCAATAAAGTAGATTCTGCAAAAGAAGAACTTCCGGCAACAGAATTCTACCAGTTAGGAATTGATAAATATTACACTCTTTCTTCTGCTACCGGTTCAGGAACAGGAGAAATCTTAGACGATATCGTTAGAGACTTTCCAACAACAGAATATAAAGATCCTTTCGAAGGATTACCTAAAATCACTATTGCAGGCCGTCCAAACGTAGGAAAATCTACAATGACAAATGCTTTATTGGATGTTGAAAGAAATATCGTAACGGATATTGCAGGAACTACAAGAGACAGTATCCAGACTTTATATAACAAATTCGGACATGAATTTGTATTGGTAGATACTGCAGGGATGAGAAGGAAATCTAAGGTAAACGAAGATCTTGAATTCTATTCTGTAATGAGATCTATCCGTTCTATCGAGTATTCTGACGTAGTAATCATTATGGTGGATGCTACACAAGGATGGGAATCTCAGGATATGAACATCTTCGGACTGGCTCAGAAAAACAGAAAAGGAATTGTAATCCTTGTGAATAAATGGGATTTGATTGAAGACAAGCAGACCAATACAATGCGTGATTTTGAACAATCAATCAAAGATAAAATCGGTCAGTTCCAGGATATTCCAATCCTATTTGTTTCAGCTTTAACGAAGCAGAGAATCTTAAAGGCTGTAGAAGTAGCCATGGAGGTTTATGAAGACCGTAAGAAGAAAATTAAAACTTCAAAACTGAATGAAGTAATGCTTCCAATCTTCGAAAATACGCCACCACCTGCATTGAAAGGGAAGTATATTAAAATCAAATATTGTGTTCAGCTTCCTACGCCGTCACCACAGTTTGTGTTTTTCTGTAACCTTCCACAGTATGTGAAAGAACCTTATAAAAGATTTACTGAAAATCAGTTGAGAAAACAATTCGGATTTACCGGAGTTCCGATTGAAGTATATTTCAGACAAAAATAA
- a CDS encoding heme-binding domain-containing protein: MKKIIVIILVAFIIIQFFPIDKTNPPPTPGMDFLKIKNTPEKIARTIRTSCYDCHSNETAYPWYTNISPASWWVKNHINEGRKHLNFSTFAVYEPKRQLHKLEESIEMVEKKEMPLESYYLGHQNAKLSDEQRAELIQYFKKVKEDTERRIMFNK, translated from the coding sequence ATGAAAAAAATAATTGTTATCATTCTTGTTGCTTTTATCATCATTCAGTTTTTTCCTATTGACAAAACAAATCCGCCTCCTACACCCGGCATGGATTTTCTTAAGATCAAAAACACTCCGGAAAAAATTGCCCGTACCATCAGAACTTCTTGTTACGACTGTCATTCCAATGAAACAGCATATCCATGGTATACCAATATTTCCCCGGCTTCATGGTGGGTAAAAAATCATATTAATGAAGGCAGGAAACATCTTAATTTTTCTACCTTTGCAGTATATGAACCTAAAAGACAGCTTCATAAACTGGAGGAATCTATAGAAATGGTTGAAAAAAAAGAAATGCCGCTTGAGTCTTATTATTTAGGACATCAGAATGCCAAACTCTCGGATGAACAGCGTGCAGAACTTATCCAATACTTTAAAAAAGTAAAAGAAGATACCGAAAGAAGAATCATGTTTAATAAATAA
- the katG gene encoding catalase/peroxidase HPI, whose protein sequence is MENDLNDISKCPFHNGTMKKSVAGGGTQNSDWWPDQLRVDLLRQHSSLSDPMDKDFDYAKAFESLDLEAVKKDLHALMTDSQDWWPADFGHYGPLFIRMAWHSAGTYRVGDGRGGAGAGQQRFAPLNSWPDNVSLDKARRLLWPIKQKYGRNISWADLLILTGNIALESMGFKTFGFAGGRADVWEPDSDVYWGSEKTWLGGDLRYAHGSEGVVEGHSAVLPTDDNADGDIHSRNLENPLAAVQMGLIYVNPEGPDGNPDPIAAAKDIRDTFGRMAMNDEETVALIAGGHTFGKTHGAGPADHVGKEPEGAGIEQQGLGWSSSYKSGSGKDAISSGLEVTWTETPTQWSNYFFKNLFENEWELTKSPAGAHQWVAKDGADIIPDAFDSSKKHKPTMLTTDLSLRLDPAYEKISRHFYENPDAFADAFSRAWFKLTHRDMGPRARYLGPDVPQEELIWQDPIPEVNHELVDGNDVEALKSKVLNSGLSNAELISTAWASASTFRGSDKRGGANGARIRLEPQRNWEVNNPSQLNKVLGVLEGIQKEFNDSQNGGKKISLADLIVLAGNAAVEVAARNAGQDVKVPFAPGRMDASQEQTDVESMGYLEPIADGFRNYLKRRFTVSTESLLIDKAQLLSLTAPELTVLVGGMRTLDTNFDGSKHGVFTSRPGVLTNDFFVNLLDMGTQWKAMSDDQQLYMGSDRSTGQPKWTATRADLVFGSNSELRAIAEVYGSADAQGKFVKDFVAAWTKVMNLDRFDLV, encoded by the coding sequence ATGGAAAACGATTTGAATGACATCAGTAAATGCCCGTTTCATAACGGAACAATGAAGAAGAGTGTAGCAGGCGGTGGAACCCAAAATTCTGATTGGTGGCCGGATCAGCTTAGAGTAGATCTTCTGCGCCAGCATTCCTCCCTTTCAGATCCTATGGACAAAGATTTTGACTATGCCAAAGCATTCGAAAGCCTGGATCTGGAGGCCGTAAAAAAAGATCTTCATGCATTAATGACAGATTCTCAAGACTGGTGGCCGGCAGATTTTGGTCATTATGGTCCTTTATTTATCCGTATGGCCTGGCACAGCGCAGGTACCTATCGGGTAGGAGATGGTAGAGGCGGAGCAGGGGCTGGCCAACAGCGTTTCGCACCCTTAAACAGCTGGCCGGATAATGTAAGCCTTGATAAAGCGAGAAGATTATTATGGCCGATTAAGCAGAAATATGGCAGAAATATCTCCTGGGCAGACCTTTTGATTCTTACCGGAAATATTGCCCTTGAATCAATGGGCTTCAAAACATTTGGATTTGCAGGAGGACGTGCCGATGTTTGGGAACCGGATTCCGATGTATATTGGGGATCAGAAAAGACGTGGCTGGGAGGTGACTTACGTTATGCCCACGGTTCAGAAGGAGTTGTAGAAGGACATTCAGCAGTTCTTCCTACTGATGATAATGCAGACGGAGATATTCATTCAAGAAACCTTGAAAATCCATTGGCAGCCGTACAAATGGGACTTATTTATGTAAACCCTGAAGGTCCGGACGGAAATCCAGATCCTATTGCTGCCGCTAAAGATATCCGTGATACTTTCGGCCGTATGGCAATGAACGATGAAGAAACGGTTGCTTTGATCGCCGGAGGACATACTTTTGGTAAAACCCACGGGGCTGGTCCTGCAGATCATGTTGGCAAAGAACCTGAAGGAGCAGGAATTGAACAGCAGGGATTAGGATGGTCAAGCAGCTATAAATCCGGAAGTGGTAAAGACGCTATTTCCAGTGGCCTGGAAGTGACCTGGACAGAAACGCCGACTCAATGGAGTAATTATTTCTTTAAAAACCTTTTTGAAAATGAATGGGAATTGACAAAAAGTCCTGCCGGAGCTCACCAATGGGTAGCAAAGGATGGTGCTGATATTATTCCTGATGCATTCGATTCTTCTAAAAAGCATAAACCAACAATGCTTACAACGGACCTTTCATTGAGACTGGACCCTGCTTATGAAAAAATTTCTAGACATTTTTACGAAAATCCTGATGCATTTGCCGATGCCTTTTCAAGAGCATGGTTTAAGCTTACACACAGAGATATGGGACCGCGTGCCCGTTATTTGGGACCAGATGTACCACAGGAAGAACTGATCTGGCAGGATCCTATTCCGGAAGTGAATCATGAACTGGTTGACGGAAATGATGTGGAAGCATTAAAATCAAAAGTTTTAAATTCAGGATTAAGCAATGCTGAACTGATATCTACAGCCTGGGCTTCTGCTTCTACTTTCAGAGGAAGTGATAAGCGTGGGGGTGCCAATGGAGCCAGAATAAGATTGGAACCTCAAAGAAACTGGGAAGTGAATAATCCTTCACAGCTGAATAAAGTATTAGGAGTATTGGAAGGAATCCAGAAAGAATTCAACGATTCTCAAAACGGAGGTAAGAAAATCTCTTTAGCTGATCTTATTGTTCTGGCAGGTAATGCTGCGGTTGAAGTTGCTGCAAGAAATGCAGGACAGGATGTGAAAGTTCCATTTGCTCCGGGAAGAATGGATGCTTCTCAGGAACAAACCGATGTAGAATCTATGGGATATCTAGAGCCTATTGCCGATGGATTCCGTAATTACCTGAAAAGAAGATTTACCGTATCTACAGAATCTTTACTAATAGATAAAGCCCAACTGTTAAGTCTTACAGCTCCGGAACTTACTGTATTAGTAGGAGGTATGCGTACTTTGGATACCAACTTTGACGGTTCAAAACATGGTGTATTTACCAGCCGTCCGGGAGTTCTTACCAATGATTTCTTCGTGAATCTTTTGGATATGGGAACTCAATGGAAAGCTATGTCAGACGATCAGCAGCTTTATATGGGAAGTGATCGTTCAACCGGCCAGCCAAAATGGACCGCAACCCGAGCTGATCTTGTTTTCGGATCCAATTCCGAATTGAGAGCGATTGCTGAGGTATACGGAAGTGCCGATGCACAAGGTAAATTTGTAAAAGACTTTGTGGCAGCATGGACAAAAGTGATGAATCTGGATAGGTTTGATCTGGTTTAA
- a CDS encoding thiol-disulfide oxidoreductase DCC family protein, whose translation MENWENKHIVFFDGDCGVCNFWVQWILERDKKDQFMFASLQSDFGQQFLSERGLETNIFNTLYLWKPGRYYQIKSRAVLEIANLLGGVYKLSFIGKIIPAFLSDKVYDTISRNRMKLANQKCYLPDQHQKKKFIQV comes from the coding sequence GTGGAAAACTGGGAAAATAAACATATTGTGTTTTTTGACGGAGATTGCGGAGTCTGTAATTTCTGGGTACAGTGGATTTTGGAGCGTGACAAGAAAGACCAATTCATGTTTGCTTCTCTACAATCTGATTTCGGGCAACAATTTTTATCCGAAAGAGGCCTGGAAACTAATATATTCAATACCCTGTATCTATGGAAGCCCGGACGGTATTATCAAATCAAATCAAGGGCAGTACTGGAAATCGCTAACTTATTGGGAGGAGTTTATAAACTTTCCTTTATTGGAAAAATTATACCTGCTTTTTTAAGCGACAAAGTATATGATACTATTTCCAGAAACAGGATGAAACTTGCCAATCAGAAGTGTTATTTACCGGATCAGCATCAGAAGAAAAAGTTTATTCAGGTGTAG
- a CDS encoding ComF family protein, producing the protein MIVDLLFPNRCIHCNKIIDSELLVCDLCFSQLHFTHYSYFENNPIKEKCSLFFPIENTFALLQFEEESLSRQIIHELKYKGREKAGKILADWTTERLDFKNEKPDLLVSVPLHPKKMKERGYNQLHLFTETLAAFYDIPFDHQLIKRNHYSKAQALKDKKHRLEAVNTFSITQSVSGKHILLIDDVFTTGNTVSSVAWEILNAGNNKVSVLVIAIDV; encoded by the coding sequence ATGATAGTAGATTTATTGTTTCCGAACCGTTGTATCCACTGCAACAAAATCATTGATTCTGAACTTTTGGTATGTGATCTTTGTTTTAGCCAGCTCCATTTTACCCACTATTCCTATTTTGAAAATAATCCGATTAAGGAGAAATGCAGTTTGTTTTTTCCTATTGAAAACACCTTTGCTTTACTGCAATTTGAAGAGGAGAGCTTAAGCCGGCAGATTATCCATGAGCTGAAATACAAAGGCCGGGAAAAAGCTGGAAAGATCCTTGCAGACTGGACCACAGAACGCCTGGACTTTAAGAACGAGAAACCTGATCTTTTGGTAAGTGTACCGCTTCATCCAAAAAAAATGAAGGAACGTGGATACAACCAGCTTCATTTATTCACAGAAACCTTAGCGGCATTTTATGACATCCCCTTTGATCATCAATTAATCAAAAGAAATCATTATTCAAAGGCACAGGCTTTAAAGGATAAGAAACACAGATTGGAAGCTGTCAACACATTCTCTATCACACAATCGGTTTCAGGAAAACATATTCTTCTGATTGATGATGTTTTTACCACAGGGAATACCGTTTCATCGGTTGCATGGGAAATTTTAAATGCCGGAAATAACAAAGTGAGTGTATTAGTAATAGCAATAGATGTTTAA
- the upp gene encoding uracil phosphoribosyltransferase: MLTILSQNFSLVNEWINELRNVNVQHDRMRFRRNMERIGEIAAFEISKGLEYREVEIQTPLDTIKSREIAVQPVITTILRAGVPLFEGILNYLDRADCGFVAAYRKHDANDYFSIKQDYLTCPSIEGRPLIVADPMLATGASLIEAIKDLLTNGNPTQLHIVAAIASKQGVETIQNAYPEAHIWVGAIDEELTSKGYITPGLGDAGDLSYGEKLQR, encoded by the coding sequence ATGCTTACTATTTTATCGCAAAACTTTTCTCTTGTCAATGAATGGATTAACGAACTTAGAAACGTTAATGTTCAGCATGACCGAATGAGATTCAGAAGAAATATGGAAAGAATCGGGGAGATTGCCGCTTTTGAAATCAGTAAAGGTCTGGAGTACAGAGAAGTTGAAATTCAAACTCCTTTAGATACAATTAAAAGCAGGGAAATTGCTGTACAGCCTGTTATTACAACCATTTTAAGAGCGGGAGTTCCATTGTTTGAAGGAATTCTGAACTATCTCGACAGAGCCGACTGCGGTTTTGTAGCTGCCTACAGAAAACATGATGCCAACGATTATTTCTCAATCAAGCAGGATTATCTGACTTGCCCAAGCATCGAAGGCAGACCTTTGATTGTAGCAGACCCAATGCTGGCAACAGGAGCTTCTTTAATTGAAGCAATCAAAGACCTGTTAACCAATGGAAATCCAACCCAGCTTCATATTGTTGCAGCCATTGCATCAAAACAAGGCGTTGAAACCATTCAGAATGCCTATCCTGAAGCTCACATCTGGGTAGGAGCTATTGATGAAGAGTTAACATCAAAAGGTTATATTACTCCTGGTTTAGGAGATGCCGGAGATCTTAGTTACGGAGAAAAACTTCAAAGATAA
- a CDS encoding alpha/beta fold hydrolase, whose amino-acid sequence MPHLLLLHGALGHSDIFTPYLKTISHYFTVHTPLFSGHGDLELPAEGISIEKYTQELSEYCEANNLTDVSIFGHSMGGYAALCYAMKNPENVNSIITLGTKFDWTEEQALKESKMLSPDVILEKIPQYAQVLESQHGSKWKQLLPAIADLMIDLGKNPPLENNLATINIPIQIMVGDKDNMVTLEESSRVYRSLPNAKLAVLPDTKHPLDKVRPSLLLNLIKDFWNLS is encoded by the coding sequence ATGCCACATCTGCTTTTATTACACGGAGCTTTAGGTCACAGCGACATTTTCACGCCTTATCTGAAAACTATATCTCACTATTTTACAGTACACACTCCTTTGTTTTCAGGACATGGAGATCTGGAACTTCCGGCAGAGGGTATTAGTATTGAAAAGTATACTCAGGAGCTATCAGAATATTGTGAAGCAAATAATTTGACAGATGTATCTATTTTCGGGCACAGTATGGGTGGTTATGCGGCACTCTGTTACGCGATGAAGAATCCTGAAAATGTAAATTCTATTATAACGCTGGGAACAAAGTTTGACTGGACTGAGGAGCAGGCTTTAAAAGAAAGTAAAATGCTTAGTCCTGATGTCATTCTTGAGAAAATTCCACAATATGCTCAGGTTTTAGAATCACAACACGGATCAAAATGGAAGCAGCTTCTTCCTGCTATTGCTGATTTGATGATTGATTTAGGTAAAAATCCTCCGTTGGAAAATAATCTTGCGACGATTAATATTCCCATTCAAATCATGGTAGGAGATAAAGATAATATGGTAACTCTCGAAGAAAGCTCCAGGGTTTACAGAAGTCTTCCCAATGCAAAATTGGCCGTACTTCCAGACACAAAACATCCACTGGATAAAGTACGACCAAGTCTATTGTTGAACTTAATAAAAGATTTCTGGAATCTTTCTTAA